The following coding sequences lie in one Ostrinia nubilalis chromosome 2, ilOstNubi1.1, whole genome shotgun sequence genomic window:
- the LOC135078719 gene encoding YTH domain-containing family protein 1 has product MSAGVSDQRMKGQGNQVNNAPKEQQLESGGDELAEVSWRHQQQPSYAPPISSADPYSAAGYYGTTALPYQAFGVGDGTWSTNGTDPMTFLGGYNPHDSYGMDGSVFGHSTTPFSTAAFGQPASTFNYFHGNGDYSTWGQLGRAKQYDDYYRNEGIYVADGIKAVEAGVQALALGEHKDKERAPELKDAAGAPKKMTWASIASQPAKPAPAAAPGGLKKKGPGMPPPPIVPGKHNMDIGAWDKASAAPVAAAPPPPQPQPPAAPPAPAPALPRGPPPALPPPASWAQARPPLLARPPPPPAAAPPSAPPAPHPVLDELRVKNDYNPKEFDLSAPLARFFVIKSYSEDDIHRSIKYEIWCSTEHGNKRLDAAFREREREGGAVYLLFSVNGSGHFCGMARMTSAVDYNSNSSVWSQDKWKGQFRVRWIYVKDVPNVQLRHIKLENNENKPVTNSRDTQEVPHAKGLQVLRIMHSYCHSTSIFDDFIHYERRQEEEDSRKVPHHNNQDNSRDDQEPPGRGYRNYRDYRDGRDGREHRDGRDSRDHRDSRDNREGRDPRDQRDARDPRDHRDHRDHRDDRDGRDNRDHGYRDRDSNYRSHHKDRDGSRGRGRPRN; this is encoded by the exons ATGTCAGCAGGCGTGTCAGATCAG CGGATGAAAGGGCAAGGGAATCAAG TTAATAATGCACCGAAAGAGCAACAGTTAGAGAGTGGCGGAGATGAGTTGGCTGAGGTGTCATGGCGTCACCAACAGCAACCCTCGTACGCGCCGCCCATCTCGTCAGCCGACCCCTACAGCGCGGCAG GTTATTACGGTACAACAGCACTTCCTTACCAAGCTTTTGGAGTCGGGGATGGGACATGGTCCACCAATGGAACAGACCCGATGACTTTCCTCGGAGGATACAATCCTCACGATTCTTATGGAATGGATGGTA GTGTATTCGGACACTCAACAACGCCATTTTCGACCGCTGCATTCGGTCAACCCGCATCCACATTCAATTATTTTCACGGTAACGGTGACTACTCCACTTGGGGTCAATTAGGTCGCGCTAAGCAATATGACGACTACTACAGGAACGAGGGCATCTACGTGGCCGACGGCATCAAGGCGGTCGAGGCCGGCGTGCAGGCGCTGGCGCTCGGCGAGCACAAGGACAAGGAGCGCGCGCCCGAGCTCAAGGACGCGGCCGGCGCGCCCAAGAAGATGACGTGGGCCTCCATCGCCTCGCAGCCCGCCAAGCCCGCGCCGGCCGCGGCGCCCGGCGGGCTCAAGAAGAAGGGGCCCGGCATGCCGCCGCCGCCCATCGTGCCCGGCAAGCACAACATGGACATCGGCGCCTGGGACAAGGCCAGCGCCGCGCCCgtggccgccgcgccgccgccgccgcagccgcagccgcccgccgcgccgcccgcgcccgcgcccgcgctgcCCCGCGGCCCGCCGCCCGCGCTGCCGCCGCCCGCGTCCTGGGCGCAGGCGCGGCCGCCGCTGctggcgcgcccgccgccgccgcccgccgccgcgccgccgtccgcgccgcccgcgccacACCCCGTGCTCGACGAGCTGCGCGTCAAGAACGACTACAACCCCAAGGAGTTCGACCTCAGCGCGCCGCTCGCCCGCTTCTTCGTGATCAAGTCCTACTCGGAGGACGACATCCACCGCAGCATCAAGTACGAGATCTGGTGCAGCACCGAGCACGGCAACAAGCGGCTGGACGCCGCCTTCCGCGAGCGCGAGCGCGAGGGCGGCGCCGTGTACCTGCTGTTCTCCGTCAACGGCAGCGGCCACTTCTGCGGCATGGCGCGCATGACCAGCGCCGTCGACTACAACTCCAACTCGAGCGTGTGGTCGCAGGACAAGTGGAAAGGACAGTTCCGCGTGAGGTGGATCTATGTTAAGGACGTTCCTAACGTGCAACTTCGTCATATCAAATTAGAAAATAACGAGAACAAGCCGGTGACGAACTCGCGCGACACCCAGGAGGTGCCGCACGCCAAGGGTCTGCAGGTGTTGCGTATTATGCATAGTTACTGTCACTCTACGTCTATTTTCGACGACTTCATTCATTACGAGCGGCGCCAGGAGGAGGAGGACTCGCGTAAGGTTCCGCACCATAACAACCAGGACAACAGCCGCGACGACCAGGAGCCGCCGGGGCGGGGCTACCGCAACTACCGTGACTATCGCGACGGGCGAGACGGCCGCGAGCATCGGGACGGGCGCGACTCGCGGGACCACCGCGACTCGCGCGACAACCGCGAAGGTCGGGACCCGCGCGACCAGAGGGACGCCCGCGACCCGCGCGATCACCGCGATCACCGCGACCACCGTGACGACCGCGACGGCCGGGATAACCGCGACCACGGCTACCGTGACCGTGACTCTAACTATAGATCCCATCATAAG gACCGTGACGGTTCGCGTGGCCGCGGGCGTCCTCGCAATTGA